A part of Rhinatrema bivittatum chromosome 16, aRhiBiv1.1, whole genome shotgun sequence genomic DNA contains:
- the LOC115077382 gene encoding olfactory receptor 6M1-like produces MVLEAFPDAIIFSPIYYESSKPMNRNVLCGGEKQHLETSLEQETTRTSLALRSVGSQPNTSESPSYQGSTGKSEKIRCLERGGRDPLELGGKEPDLQVIVNVPVKLPANITLEEIWKALITMNKAINELTTVVKENMNNVQGMENKIWAVETRMEIISDPGLGNKSRVIEFILQGFGFTVNSGLRMLSFMALLLIYLLTLTGNSLIITLVCTDSHLHTPMYFFLSNLSFMEIWLTTCIVPRMLLDTLSETKSISIAACFTQLYFYFFIGTAEFILLAVMSYDRYLAICRPLHYETIMSGRVCLRLVLICWGGSLLLITFPAIFIMQLSFCGPNIMDHFFCDTAPLMEFACSDTQTLKLVIFILASFILLSPLFITLFTYLSIISTILRMSSSGRSQKAFSTCASHLTVVILSCGSSIFMYVIPHNNSIGLNKMVAVINIIVTPFLSPFLYAIRNEKVKQIMKGTIDKKPRCPAWET; encoded by the exons ATGGTTCTTGAGGCATTCCCTGATGCTATTATTTTTTCCCCAATATACTATGAAAGCAGCAAACCAATGAATAGAAATGTATTATGTGGAGGGGAGAAACAACATTTGGAAACGTCGTTGGAACAAGAGACAACAAGGACCTCTTTAGCCCTGAGAAGTGTAGGCAGTCAGCCGAATACTTCAGAGAGTCCTTCATACCAGGGCTCCACGGGCAAGAGCGAGAAAATACGGTGTTTGGAGCGAGGGGGGAGAGATCCCTTGGAGTTAGGAGGTAAGGAACCTGATTTACAAGTAATTGTTAATGTTCCTGTAAAACTGCCAGCAAATATCACTCTGGAAGAAATCTGGAAGGCATTAATCACCATGAATAAAGCTATAAATGAATTGACTACTGTTGTAAAGGAAAATATGAATAACGtccagggaatggaaaataagatTTGGGCAGTAGAAACAAGG ATGGAAATTATCTCAGACCCGGGACTTGGAAATAAAAGCAGGGTGATAGAGTTCATTTTGCAGGGATTTGGGTTTACGGTCAATTCTGGACTTCGGATGCTGTCCTTCATGGCTCTCCTCCTGATCTACTTATTAACCCTGACTGGGAACAGTCTGATCATCACCTTGGTATGCACTGATTCCCACCTTCACacacccatgtacttcttcctcagcaaCCTGTCTTTCATGGAAATCTGGCTCACCACCTGCATTGTCCCCAGGATGCTCCTAGACACCTTGTCAGAGACTAAATCCATTTCCATTGCTGCTTGTTTTacacaactttatttttatttcttcatagGAACAGCAGAGTTTATTCTCCTGGCAGTCATGTCCTATGATCGCTATCTGGCGATCTGCCGTCCGCTGCACTATGAGACCATCATGAGCGGTAGAGTTTGCCTACGGCTTGTCCTCATCTGTTGGGGAGGCTCTTTGCTGCTGATTACATTTCCTGCCATTTTTATCATGCAGCTATCATTCTGTGGTCCTAATATCATGgatcatttcttctgtgacacGGCGCCTTTGATGGAGTTTGCTTGTTCTGATACCCAAACTCTTAAATTGGTTATTTTTATCCTTGCCTCATTTATATTGTTAAGTCCTTTGTTTATTACTCTGTTTACCTATCTGAGTATCATCTCCACAATCCTGCGTATGTCATCCTCTGGGAGGAGCCagaaggccttctccacctgtgcCTCACATCTCACTGTTGTTATATTGAGCTGTGGAAGTAGCATTTTCATGTATGTGATACCCCACAATAACTCAATAGGCCTAAATAAAATGGTGGCAGTGATAAACATCATTGTAACCCCGTTCCTAAGTCCCTTCCTCTATGCTATAAGAAATGAGAAAGTTAAACAGATCATGAAAGGCACAATTGATAAGAAACCGAGGTGTCCTGCTTGGGAGACTTGA